AATCACTTTGCCATTGGTGGGATGAAAAACTAAATGTAGAAAATACTTTAATTGTTGAAAACCTTAGGAATTTCAATCCACTAGCACCTTCTTTTAAAGTGCAAAGTGAAGATAGGCAAGAAGATGGGGAGCGTTAATCCCCCCAAACATTGGTGATAAATCTGCCTCCAGGTGAGCTTTATGGCGGATCGCAGCAAAACGATTAAGGTAGATTATCTCGCTCGGGTCGAAGGGGAGGGAGCCCTCCATATCGACTACGACGATAGCGGCGTGCAAAATGTACAGCTCAAGATTTTTGAGCCCCCAAGGTTCTTCGAAGCCCTTCTCAGAGGGCGCGACTACTTGGAAGCCCCAGATATCACCGCACGCATATGTGGGATCTGCCCGGTGGCCTACCAGATGAGTGCTGTGCATGCCATGGAGAATGCCCTGAACCTGAAGCCCGGCGGCGCTTTGCGTATGCTTCGTCGATTGCTTTACTGCGGTGAATGGATCGAGAGCCATATGCTGCATATCAGCATGCTCCATGCACCGGATTTCCTCGGCTACCCCAATGCAGTCGCAATGGCTAAGGATCATCCAGAGATTGTTAAGAACGCGCTGGAGATTAAAAAGGCGGGCAATGCCCTGGTTCGCCTTATTGGTGGCAGGGAAGTACACCCGATTAATGTGAGGGTAGGGGGTTTCTACAAGGTTCCGGAAGCTCGTGAACTCACAGCCTTGGTAGCGCAGCTGGAAATGGCCCGGGATCTCACCGAGCGACTGGTGCGCTGGTCCGCGGCTTTGCCTTTCCCCAGCTACGAATGGCGAAGGGATAATCACTACGAATTTGTCGCTCTAACGCACCCGTCAGAATACCCAATGAACGAGGGCAGGATCACCTCCAGTGCGGGACTCAATATTAGCGCCCAAGACTATGAGAACCACTTTGAAGAAGAGCACGTCGCTCACAGCACCGCGCTGCACTGTACTTTACGGGAGCGGGGTGCCTATCTGGTGGGACCCATCGCACGCTACAACCTTAATCGCGACAAGCTGTCGCCTCGAGCATTGCAATTAGCGGAGGAGATCAACTTTACCGCCCCCTGTTTAAATCCCTTCCAAAGCATCCTCGTTAGGAGCCTGGAGGTACTACATGCCTTTGAAGAAGCCCTGCATATTATTGATAGATACCAACCCCCAGCCGAGCCTCACTTAAAGACAGAGCCGAGAACCGCAAGCGGCTGTGCAGCCACCGAAGCACCCCGTGGGCTTCTGTATCATCGCTACGATATTGATGAGAAAGGCAAGATTACGACGGCAAAAATTGTCGCTCCCACCTCACAAAACCAGAAGACCATCGAAGATGACCTCCGCTTGATGTTGCCGAGCTTTATGCACTTTCCTGAGGATAAATTACAGGGGCTATGTGAACGGGCGATAAGGAATTACGACCCCTGCATTTCCTGCTCCACTCACTTCCTACAGCTACATTTGAATTATGGGCAAGTGCAAAGTAAGCAATCCATGGTTACTGGTAAGCCTGGGCAACCCCCTGCGCGGTGATGATGGAGTAGGGCCACATATCATCGCTCGGCTTCGCCAAAAACTTGGAGGGGCGGTGGAATACCTCGAAAGCGGCGGCGATATTTTACATTTGCTCACTCAATGGAAAGGTCGATGGGTTTGCCTTGTAGACGCCATGGTAAGCGATCAGCACCCTATCGGGGAGGTCGTTGCCATTGATGGGCTTGAGGGTACTCTTGCTCCATCGATGTGCAATACATCAAGCCATGGATTTGGGCTGACCGAAGCGCTGACCATGGGAAAGCATATTGATTCGCTGCCGGCACATCTGGATGTTTTTGCGATCAACTCAGAAAGTCTGGCAAAAGGACAGGGCTTATCGCCCAAAGTGGCCAGTGCAGCTCATCGAGCAGAGCAAATGATTATCGCGCACCTAACGCTATACAGCGGAGACCACCATGCACGAACAGAATCTCATCAAAAACCTGATCGATAAAATCCAGGAACTGGCCTCTGATGAACCCGGCAGGCCGATCGGCGTTCGCTTACGCTTGGGTGCCCTGGCGCATATGTCTGCAGCGCATCTGAGGGAGCATTTTGACAGGGAGATACTCGGGACTTCTCTCGAGGGGATTAAGCTGGAAATTGATGAGCTTAAGGATATTAATCACAAGGAAGCCCAGGATGTAATCCTGGAGAGCTTAAAGTTTGAGGAGACTGATGGCCACTGAACGCCGCCGGATTGAAATCGCCGGATTGGTGCAGGGAGTAGGATTCCGGCCCTTTATCTATCGCCTGGCCGATAGCTTTCAATTGAAAGGCTGGGTGGCCAACTACAGCGGCGGCCTGAGAATTGAAGTCCAGGGCAAAAGCCGGGAAATCGAAAAGTTTATCGATAAGTTATCTTCAGAGAAGCCACCCTACAGTCGCATCACTCACATTGAATCCTACCCGGTGGCTCTTCAAGCAGAATACGGTTTTCGAATCTTACCCAGTGTCCGTGATGCCAGTAGTTCAACCATCGTTTTACCAGACCTGGCTCCCTGTGATGATTGCCTCAGGGAATTGTCAGACCCTAACAATCGCCGCTATGACTACCCGTTTATCAGCTGTACTCTTTGCGGCCCCCGCTACAGCATCATTTACAAACTGCCCTACGATCGTGTCAACACCTCTATGCACCACTTCCCTTTGTGCGGAAAATGCTCGGGGGAGTACCGGGACCCCCTCAATCGGCGCTTTCATGCGGAGCCCAATGCCTGCCCCCAGTGCGGCCCTCAATTACTTTTCTGTAATACTGCCGGCGTTACAATTGCGAAGAAGAGTCGGGCACTATCCAAAGCCCTTGATGCCCTTGCCCAGGGGAAAATTATTGCCCTTAAAGGGGTAGGCGGCTTTCAACTGTTAGCCGACGCCTCCAATGGTAAGGCGCTCGCCAACTTGCGCCAGCGCAAACAACGTCCGCATAAGCCGTTCGCGCTTCTATATGACGAGCTGAAAAGTGTTTGCCAGGATTGCTGCGTCTCGGAGCAAGAGGCGCAGCTACTATCAACCCGAGAAAGACCGATTGTTCTATTGGAAGCGAAGGATGACAGTCACTCCAGGATACATCCGCTGGTCGCTCCAAACCTTGCCGACTTGGGGGTGATGTTGCCTGCATCACCTTTACATTACTTGCTCGCGCAAAAGTATCGAGCCCCTCTTGTCGCTACTAGCGGTAATCTCGCAGAAGAGCCTATTTGTACAGAAAATGATGAGGCGTTTGAGCGCTTGGGTAAAATCGCTGACTACTTCCTGGTTCACAATCGCCGAATTTTGCGCCCGCTGGATGACTCTGTACTCAGGGTGGTCAATAACCGTCCGCTGATGTTGCGTCGAGCCCGGGGCTACGCGCCACTTCCCATCACCTTGCCTGTACCAGGCACAAAGGGCGAAGGTGAACGAGAGAGCTTCCTGGCCCTGGGGGCGGACCTGAAAAACACAGTTGCACTGTCTCACGCCGGGTGGGCATATCCCAGCCAGCATATTGGCGACTTAGGTAGTGCCAATACCCTGAAGCACTTCAACCAAACTATTGGCGATCTCACCAAACTACAGCAGTGCCGCCCGAAAAAATTAATCCACGACCTCCATCCAGGCTATACCTCTCACCGCTGGGCTATGAAGCAAAGAGCTGTGCGTATTGGCGTTCAGCACCATATTGCCCATCTATTCTCCTGCATGGCAGAACACGCTCACTCGGGACCTGCACTGGGAATCTGCTGGGATGGAACTGGTTACGACCGCAGTGGCATTGTTCGCGGTGGAGAATTCTTTCACTGGAATGGACGGTCTCCAGTCAAACACATCGCCAGCTTTCGCACATTCCCACTGCCGGGCGGTGAAAAGGCCGTACGCGAGCCCAGGCGCTCTGCGGCCGGACTTTTGTATGAAATCTCCGGGTTTGTCGCCCTGGAGAATCGACAATTAAAGCGCTGTTTCACCCGTGGCGAGCGTCAAAACCTGGTCACCATGTTAAAAGGTGAGATTAACAGTCCACCGTGTAGCTCTGTCGGCCGCCTTTTCGATGCGGTATCCGCACTCCTGGGACTGACTACGCATACCAGCTTTGAAGGGCAGGCAGCCATGGCTCTAGAGCAGTGTGCCCGTGGCGTCAGCTCTAAAGAAAGCTACCCCTTTAGCCTTGTTCAAAAAGGGAACCTACTGGAATTGGACTGGACACCCTGTATTAGTGCTTTAATCTACGATGAAAACCGATCACTGCCACAAAGGGCCGCTGCATTTCACAACACACTCGCGCAGATGGCGCTGGCAGTAGCAACGCAACAAGGTGAAAAGAATATCTTTCTGTCCGGCGGTGTTTTCCAGAATAAGCGGCTTACCGAAACCGTCACTGCGCTTCTGGAAAGTCAGGGCTTTTCCGTTCACAGCCACAGCGAGGTCCCCCCAAATGATGGCGGAATATCGCTGGGCCAGATCCACTACGCCCAATGTATGGATGCTGCTGGGCAATCATTGGGAGAGGAGAGTTCCTAGTGTGCCTGGGAGTTCCCGGAAGAATCGAATTAATAGAGCAACAATCAGCCATGGAGCGCACTGGAAAAATCTCCTTCGGCGGTATCAGTAAAGCTGTAAATTTATCATTGGTACCCGAGGCTGAAGTAGGAGACTACGTGATCGTTCATGCTGGAGTCGCGATCAGCAAGTTGAGAGAAGAAGAAGCAAATAAGGTTTTCGAGTACCTCAAAACATTGGGTTGAGTCAGCCTGTAATGAAATACCTCAAGGAATATCGCAACGGCGAGAACATCAAGCTGATTGCGGCAGAGATTCAGAAAGTCACCACTCGCCCATGGACTCTAATGGAGATCTGTGGAGGGCAAACCCATGCCATCGCGAAATACAACTTGCTGCAATTACTGCCCGAGGAGATTCAATTGGTACACGGGCCCGGTTGCCCGGTTTGTGTTACTCCTCAGGAAATTATCGACAGAGCTATTGCGATTGCTGCAGTGCCCAATGTTATCTTCTGCTCCTTTGGCGATATGTTGCGAGTCCCCGGTTCAGATCGAGATTTACTAGAAGTCAAAGCTGACGGAGGCGATGTCCGTATTGTCTACTCGCCGCTGCAAGCGCTCAATATGGCAGAGCAGAACCCTACCAAGCAGGTCGTATTCTTTGCGGTGGGTTTTGAAACAACTGCTACCGCCAATGCCCTAGCGCTGTCCCTCGCCAAGCAAAAGCAAATCGACAACTTTTACGCATTGATATCCCAGTTTTTGGTTACACCGGCAATTCAATCGATATGTGCCCGTGAAGACTGCCGGATTCAAGGTTTCCTTGCTGCGGGTCACGTCTGTGCAATAACCGGATATCGTCAATACCGCCGTTTGGTGAAAATACACCAGATTCCAATAGTGATTACAGGATTTGAACCCCTGGATATTCTTGAAGGCGTACTCCGGTGTGTCCGTCAATTAGAGAGTGGTCGCTGTGAAGTAGAAAACCAATATCAGCGCGCGGTTACTAAAACAGGTAATACCGTTGCCCAAGACTTGATTAAAGAGGTTTTTAAAGTAGCAACACAGCAGTGGCGCGGCATAGGTGAGATTCCCGCTAGCGGTCTGGTACTGAGCGACGATTACTCAGGATTCAATGCAGAACAAACATTCAATCTGCCAGCATTGAGCATTTCTGAAAACAGGGGCTGTATCAGTGGGGATATTATGCTGGGGCTAAAAAAGCCCGGGGACTGTCCTCACTTCGCTAAGACCTGCCAACCCCAGCAACCGCTGGGGGCGCCAATGGTTTCCACTGAAGGCGCTTGCGCGGCCTACTATCGCTACCAGAACCAGGTGGAATCGAATGAATCTGCAGTGTCCAATTCCACCAACCGCTGACGAGGTCGTACGCCTCGGCCATGGCAGCGGTGGGGAGATGACCCAACGCTTGATCGATCAATATATTCAACCTGTCTTCTCTAATCCCTGGCTATCCCAGGCCCATGACAGTGCAACACTTCCATGGAAACCGGATCAGCTCGTATTTACCACCGACTCCTTTGTAATCTCACCGCTTTTCTTTCCCGGAGGAAATATCGGTGAGCTCGCCGTTTATGGCACCGTCAACGATTTGGCCATGGCCGGCGCGGAACCCAAGTTTCTAAGCTGCGGCTTGATTCTCGAAGAGGGGTTGCCCCTGGAAACTCTCCAACGGGTTCTGATCTCGATGGCTGAGGCTGCCCGGAACTCAGGAATTACCTTAGTCACAGGCGATACCAAAGTGGTAGAGAAAGGGAAGGGGGATGGGCTCTATATCAATACCAGTGGCATCGGTACCCTGATAAGAGAACAACCCATTGATCCCAACCGTATTTGCCAAGGTGACTCTATTATCCTGTCCGGCGATCTCGGCCGCCATGGCATAGCGGTGATGGCCAGCCGAGAGGGACTCGAGTTTGAAAGTGATCTCCTCAGCGATTGTGCGCCACTGAATGGTGTAGTTGCACAAATGATCAATTCCGGAATTGAAGTTCATTGTCTGCGAGATCTCACACGAGGTGGGCTAGCCACCGCATTGGTGGAGCTAGCGGAAAACTGCGGACGGACCTTTGTCTTGGAGGAGAGCAAGATACCTGTTTGTGATGACGTGCAGGACGCTTGTGAGTTACTGGGGCTAGACCCACTCTATGTAGCAAATGAGGGGCGTTTTGTGGTTTTTGTCCCCGAAACAGGTGTTAAGCTGGCACTTTCCATTCTTCGAAAAGCAGCTGATAGCAGCTTTGCGGCTATTGGTACTGTTGGGGGAGGAAATAGCTCCCAGGTTATTTTAAAAAACAATTTGGGATGTGATCGGTTATTGCAGCGTTTACCTGGAGAGCAGTTGCCAAGGATTTGCTAGCAAGAAGCCTCAAAAGCACAATTTACGTACAGTTTTTGAGCATATAGAATTAATGTATAAAAGCTCTAACTATCACTGAGTACTTCATGACAATCTTGTTGTGGTCAACTCCAACCGGACACTTTCCTAAGCACATTTTTCAAATTCGATAGGGGTTACGTCCCCCAGTGTTGTATGTATTCTGCGTGAATTGTAATACGCAATATAGGCCCTCACGTCTGTTATCGCACCCTCCCTTGTCGGATAGAGGTTTCCTGTTAACCATTCCCGCTTCAGGCTACTAAAAAAACGCTCAGTAGGTGCATTGTCCCAACAATTTCCCTTGCGGCTCATTGAGCACACCATTCCATGCTGCTTTAGTAGCGCTTGGTAGCTATGGCTGGCATACTGGCTACCTCGATCAGAGTGATGCAGCAGACCTTTTGTTGGGGTGCGCAAATTGATAGCCATAACCAGTGCACGACTTGCCAGGGCCGTCTCCATCTGGCGGTCTAAGTGCCAGCCAACAATCCGGCGTGAATAAAGATCAATTACCACTGCTAGGTATAACCAACCCTGCAAAGTCCAGATGTAGGTAATATCCGTAGTCCAAACTTGATTTTTAGCACTCGGTGAGAAATCCCTATTTAGAAGATTCTCAGCAACTGGCAGTTGGTGCTTGCTATTTGTGGTTAGTGTAAATCGCTTCTTCTGTTTTACTACCAAGCCGAGCTTTTTCATGAGTTTGCGGACTCGATAACGCCCAATTTCAAAGCCTTCTTTGCGCAACAGCTTCATTAACCGACGGCTTCCGAGACTCTCACGAGATTCTGCAAATAAGGCCTTCAATCGATGGCATAGTTGCCAAATCTGGCCATCTATTGGGCTATCACTACGACGACACCATTCGTAATAGCTGCTCTTATTTACTTGCATTACTCGGCAGAGCACTCTAACTGGAAAGCTACCTTGCTGCTTTTTAATAAATTCGTACTTTATTTCATTTCTTTCGCAAAGAAGGCGCTGGCCTTTTTTAGGATTTCCTTCTCCATCCGCAATTGCTTTACTTCACGTCGCAGTTGATCCAGTTCAGCTCGTTCGCCCGAATCCAACCTTACTCCGTTCTCTTCCTGCTCCAGCTCCTTTATCCAGCGTCGCAGATTGTTAGCAGTGGTTCCTACAGCCTCTGCGGCCTTGGAAATCGAATACCCTTGTTCTGAGACAAGAGCTACGGCGTCTTTCTTGAACTCCGGCTTGAATTTCCGGCGTGTACCTTTTGTTGTCATACTTCACCTCGCTAGGTAGTTTTACCATCTTAACGAAGTGTCCGGAAGGATTAGACCACTACATACAGAATATATTCTAGTTTCACTTGGCTCAAAATCTGGCAGCCACACTAACTAATTCGAATTAAGGCTGTAATAGAGATACTATGACAAAGCCAATAACTACAAAACTCAGAAATTGTCTTGTCAGTCTCTTCAGAGGAATTAGCCAGGTCACCCTGCAAAGAAACGCCTTGAGTGGCTTTCTATTCATACTCGGAGTAACAGTTAACTCTATTGCCATGGCTATAGGAGTCGCAATTGGGGTTATCACCTCAACTGTCTGTGCAAATATTCTTAATTATCCCGTAAAACAAATTGAGGATGGACTATTTGGGTACAATGGAGCTTTGATCGGTGTAGTCATATTCTTATTATATGCTCCATCTTTAATGACTGTTTTATTGATTGTCGGTGGAAGTGCTTTAACAGTCTTGATCATGCGCTTTATGCTGCTTAACTTTGTCCTTCCGCCTTATACTGCACCCTACATTCTGGTGATATGGGCTATATGGATATTGGCTCCAGCACTAGATCTAGCGCCAACTGCAGCAATCGTTAACGAAAACACCTCAACCTGGGGGATATTCGAAGGTATTGGTCAAATCATCTTTCAGAACAATGCCATTACAGGTATTTGTTTTTTAATTGGGATTTTTATCTCGAATAAATCTCATGCGTTTTGGAGTATTATTGGTGGAATGCTGGCCACATCACTGGCCATGTTCCTGGCATTATCACCCACTTTAATTCTTGCCGGGCTCTTCGGTTACAATGCATCTTTGAGCGCTATTGCATTATCAAATGGTCGTAAGCGATGGCTAGCCCCACTTGCAGGGAGCATATTAACCGTTCCAATCGCAATGGCTTTTATGAGCGCTGATATTATTGTATTAACCGCACCATTTGTTATCGCTAGCTGGATTATATTGTTGATCCAAAGAAAACTTACATTAACTCATTAATCCAGCCCATTAGAGAAAACACTAGCTCGTGAAAGATTCGGTAAGTACAGCTTCCATTTGACGAATTGATTGAGTCCAACTGACTTTTGCCAGTTTTGCGTAGTCAATGTTGAGAAGCGTATGTGTCAGAGTAACGATGGTACCAAGCTCAGAGCCCCTGAATGCAACTTCAACCAAAGATGCATTTTCTTGCGACTCGGTGCTGTTTGGCAGATTAAGATTGCAATGCTCGTGGACTTCAAAAACTAATCGCTTCGGCCTGTCAACGCTGCGATACACACCAGACATAACGCAGGAACTGCCGTTTGGAGCAGTCATCTCAAAAGCATTGTATCCGTTTTCGCAACATTGTTTCTCTATTTGAACTAATTATTGAGTCAATGTGATGTACTAGGGTAGATCGCAAGTTTTGGACATTAACCCAACGCTTCAGGAGCTTGAAATGAAAGCAAAACTTATTTTACCAATGATTCTATTAAACATGCTTGGCGGAGTAGGGTCCGGCATCATGATCTATATGTCTGGCGGCGATCCGGTTTGGGTCGGCGCACTTTTAACGACCTTGCCTTTACCATTTTTCTTGATGGTTCTGACAAATGTGTTCAGCATTTCAAGAACATCAGAAAGGCTGCCAGTTATTCAAGCTGTTAACTTTTTAGGAGTTGCACTGGTTGCTTATTCAACTTATTCGAACCAGGCTCCAATGTCCTTGTCTCAGTACGTTCCTATTGCAGCTGCTGCCCTGGGCTTCGTATCCCTTCATTGGTATGTCTGGTCATTCTCCGTTTACAACCGCAGAAAGAGCAAGGCCATATCAAAAGGCCAAAAACTGCCTGAAATGAATTTTAATCGATTAGATAAATCAGGTGTGTCTTCCACTTCTTTTGACGAATCTAAAACACTATTAGTGTTCTTTAGAGCCAACTGGTGCCCATTTTGTATGAACCAGTTAAAAGAAGTGAAGAAGTATGCTGAGACACTTAAGCAATATGATGTGAAGGTAAAGTTTATCTCTAACCAAGGCTACGATAACTCAAGGAAGTTAGGCGACAAGCTTGGCCTACCTGGTCATTTTGAAATTCTTCAAGATGACAACTTAATGGGTGCTAAAGCTCTAGGCATTGAAGATATTGGCGGTTCCCCTGCAGGAATGCCTGGGTACCCTAAGGATACCGTTATGGCCACAGTGATAGCACTGGATGAAGATGGTACGGTTATATTCGGTGATGAGACCGACAATTATCGGAGACGCCCAGACCCGACAACGTTTCTGCATGTTTTTGAAGGCTCAAAGCCGCAGACTTTAGATGCTAACCCAACACTCAAAGGTACCGCCTAGTGAGGTAAAATATCAATCTCTCATAGAGCTTATCGATAGGCCCATGAAGAGTGAAAGATAACTGTCTAGCTAGCAATATTGTCGCAGGCCTGAACCTGGATTAAGTAAATGCCTTAGAACAACCAATATGGATTATATAAAGCCTGAAGATTCTATCGATGCCTAAGCAAATACAGGTCTACCTTATATCAGTTGACATATAAAAGACTATCACATATTTACATACCCCTTTCTATGATAGACAGGGGTTTTTCCTTGTTGAGATTAGAGTATTCTATAAGTAATTGAAATTGGAGAACGTCATGGAGTTTAACTTCCCAAATCGTGATGGCGTAGAATTAAAGGGCAAGTTAGAGGAATCTGTTGGAACCCCAAAGGCTTATGCAATTTTTGCACATTGTTTTACCTGCTCAAAAGATATTATTGCAGCAAGCAATATTTGTAAGTCATTAACCAGTAAAGGGATATCAGTATTAAGGTTTGACTTCACTGGATTGGGTAATAGTGATGGAGATTTTTCCAATACTAATTTTTCATCCAATGTTGAAGATTTACTTAGTGCTTACAATGAAATCGAAAACCGCTTCGAGGCACCAAAATTGTTAATTGGGCATAGTTTTGGAGGTGCTGCCGTTTTGAAAGCCGCTGGTATGATAAAGACAGCTAAAGCTGTTGTTACTATAGCTGCTCCAAGTGATGTTAAACACATCCAGCATATGTTTAAAGAGGAACTCGATAGCATCAATAAAACAGGTCAGGCAAGAGTGGTTCTGGCTGGCCGAGAGTTTACGCTAAAGAAGCAATTCATTGATGATATAAATGAAGCAGACGTCTTGGTTAACCTTAAGGAATTAAGGAAAGCGCTGCTAGTAATGCATTCACCACTAGACAGCACTGTTTCAATTGAGCATGCGGCGAAAATATTCGCTGCTGCGAACCATCCTAAGAGTTTTATTTCTTTAGACAAAGCCGATCATTTGCTTATGAAAAAATCAGATGCTGAATATGTCGGTAATGTTATTGGAGCCTGGGTTCAAAGATACATTAATTAATATCGGATG
This DNA window, taken from Microbulbifer sp. VAAF005, encodes the following:
- a CDS encoding hydrogenase/urease maturation nickel metallochaperone HypA — encoded protein: MHEQNLIKNLIDKIQELASDEPGRPIGVRLRLGALAHMSAAHLREHFDREILGTSLEGIKLEIDELKDINHKEAQDVILESLKFEETDGH
- a CDS encoding SRPBCC domain-containing protein; this translates as MTAPNGSSCVMSGVYRSVDRPKRLVFEVHEHCNLNLPNSTESQENASLVEVAFRGSELGTIVTLTHTLLNIDYAKLAKVSWTQSIRQMEAVLTESFTS
- the hypE gene encoding hydrogenase expression/formation protein HypE; the encoded protein is MNLQCPIPPTADEVVRLGHGSGGEMTQRLIDQYIQPVFSNPWLSQAHDSATLPWKPDQLVFTTDSFVISPLFFPGGNIGELAVYGTVNDLAMAGAEPKFLSCGLILEEGLPLETLQRVLISMAEAARNSGITLVTGDTKVVEKGKGDGLYINTSGIGTLIREQPIDPNRICQGDSIILSGDLGRHGIAVMASREGLEFESDLLSDCAPLNGVVAQMINSGIEVHCLRDLTRGGLATALVELAENCGRTFVLEESKIPVCDDVQDACELLGLDPLYVANEGRFVVFVPETGVKLALSILRKAADSSFAAIGTVGGGNSSQVILKNNLGCDRLLQRLPGEQLPRIC
- a CDS encoding hydrogenase maturation protease, producing the protein MGKCKVSNPWLLVSLGNPLRGDDGVGPHIIARLRQKLGGAVEYLESGGDILHLLTQWKGRWVCLVDAMVSDQHPIGEVVAIDGLEGTLAPSMCNTSSHGFGLTEALTMGKHIDSLPAHLDVFAINSESLAKGQGLSPKVASAAHRAEQMIIAHLTLYSGDHHARTESHQKPDR
- the hypD gene encoding hydrogenase formation protein HypD; the protein is MKYLKEYRNGENIKLIAAEIQKVTTRPWTLMEICGGQTHAIAKYNLLQLLPEEIQLVHGPGCPVCVTPQEIIDRAIAIAAVPNVIFCSFGDMLRVPGSDRDLLEVKADGGDVRIVYSPLQALNMAEQNPTKQVVFFAVGFETTATANALALSLAKQKQIDNFYALISQFLVTPAIQSICAREDCRIQGFLAAGHVCAITGYRQYRRLVKIHQIPIVITGFEPLDILEGVLRCVRQLESGRCEVENQYQRAVTKTGNTVAQDLIKEVFKVATQQWRGIGEIPASGLVLSDDYSGFNAEQTFNLPALSISENRGCISGDIMLGLKKPGDCPHFAKTCQPQQPLGAPMVSTEGACAAYYRYQNQVESNESAVSNSTNR
- a CDS encoding Ni/Fe hydrogenase subunit alpha, yielding MADRSKTIKVDYLARVEGEGALHIDYDDSGVQNVQLKIFEPPRFFEALLRGRDYLEAPDITARICGICPVAYQMSAVHAMENALNLKPGGALRMLRRLLYCGEWIESHMLHISMLHAPDFLGYPNAVAMAKDHPEIVKNALEIKKAGNALVRLIGGREVHPINVRVGGFYKVPEARELTALVAQLEMARDLTERLVRWSAALPFPSYEWRRDNHYEFVALTHPSEYPMNEGRITSSAGLNISAQDYENHFEEEHVAHSTALHCTLRERGAYLVGPIARYNLNRDKLSPRALQLAEEINFTAPCLNPFQSILVRSLEVLHAFEEALHIIDRYQPPAEPHLKTEPRTASGCAATEAPRGLLYHRYDIDEKGKITTAKIVAPTSQNQKTIEDDLRLMLPSFMHFPEDKLQGLCERAIRNYDPCISCSTHFLQLHLNYGQVQSKQSMVTGKPGQPPAR
- a CDS encoding alpha/beta hydrolase yields the protein MEFNFPNRDGVELKGKLEESVGTPKAYAIFAHCFTCSKDIIAASNICKSLTSKGISVLRFDFTGLGNSDGDFSNTNFSSNVEDLLSAYNEIENRFEAPKLLIGHSFGGAAVLKAAGMIKTAKAVVTIAAPSDVKHIQHMFKEELDSINKTGQARVVLAGREFTLKKQFIDDINEADVLVNLKELRKALLVMHSPLDSTVSIEHAAKIFAAANHPKSFISLDKADHLLMKKSDAEYVGNVIGAWVQRYIN
- the hypF gene encoding carbamoyltransferase HypF, whose protein sequence is MATERRRIEIAGLVQGVGFRPFIYRLADSFQLKGWVANYSGGLRIEVQGKSREIEKFIDKLSSEKPPYSRITHIESYPVALQAEYGFRILPSVRDASSSTIVLPDLAPCDDCLRELSDPNNRRYDYPFISCTLCGPRYSIIYKLPYDRVNTSMHHFPLCGKCSGEYRDPLNRRFHAEPNACPQCGPQLLFCNTAGVTIAKKSRALSKALDALAQGKIIALKGVGGFQLLADASNGKALANLRQRKQRPHKPFALLYDELKSVCQDCCVSEQEAQLLSTRERPIVLLEAKDDSHSRIHPLVAPNLADLGVMLPASPLHYLLAQKYRAPLVATSGNLAEEPICTENDEAFERLGKIADYFLVHNRRILRPLDDSVLRVVNNRPLMLRRARGYAPLPITLPVPGTKGEGERESFLALGADLKNTVALSHAGWAYPSQHIGDLGSANTLKHFNQTIGDLTKLQQCRPKKLIHDLHPGYTSHRWAMKQRAVRIGVQHHIAHLFSCMAEHAHSGPALGICWDGTGYDRSGIVRGGEFFHWNGRSPVKHIASFRTFPLPGGEKAVREPRRSAAGLLYEISGFVALENRQLKRCFTRGERQNLVTMLKGEINSPPCSSVGRLFDAVSALLGLTTHTSFEGQAAMALEQCARGVSSKESYPFSLVQKGNLLELDWTPCISALIYDENRSLPQRAAAFHNTLAQMALAVATQQGEKNIFLSGGVFQNKRLTETVTALLESQGFSVHSHSEVPPNDGGISLGQIHYAQCMDAAGQSLGEESS
- a CDS encoding IS3 family transposase (programmed frameshift), giving the protein MTTKGTRRKFKPEFKKDAVALVSEQGYSISKAAEAVGTTANNLRRWIKELEQEENGVRLDSGERAELDQLRREVKQLRMEKEIPKKGQRLLCERNEIKYEFIKKQQGSFPVRVLCRVMQVNKSSYYEWCRRSDSPIDGQIWQLCHRLKALFAESRESLGSRRLMKLLRKEGFEIGRYRVRKLMKKLGLVVKQKKRFTLTTNSKHQLPVAENLLNRDFSPSAKNQVWTTDITYIWTLQGWLYLAVVIDLYSRRIVGWHLDRQMETALASRALVMAINLRTPTKGLLHHSDRGSQYASHSYQALLKQHGMVCSMSRKGNCWDNAPTERFFSSLKREWLTGNLYPTREGAITDVRAYIAYYNSRRIHTTLGDVTPIEFEKCA
- a CDS encoding redoxin family protein, whose protein sequence is MKAKLILPMILLNMLGGVGSGIMIYMSGGDPVWVGALLTTLPLPFFLMVLTNVFSISRTSERLPVIQAVNFLGVALVAYSTYSNQAPMSLSQYVPIAAAALGFVSLHWYVWSFSVYNRRKSKAISKGQKLPEMNFNRLDKSGVSSTSFDESKTLLVFFRANWCPFCMNQLKEVKKYAETLKQYDVKVKFISNQGYDNSRKLGDKLGLPGHFEILQDDNLMGAKALGIEDIGGSPAGMPGYPKDTVMATVIALDEDGTVIFGDETDNYRRRPDPTTFLHVFEGSKPQTLDANPTLKGTA
- a CDS encoding urea transporter — translated: MTKPITTKLRNCLVSLFRGISQVTLQRNALSGFLFILGVTVNSIAMAIGVAIGVITSTVCANILNYPVKQIEDGLFGYNGALIGVVIFLLYAPSLMTVLLIVGGSALTVLIMRFMLLNFVLPPYTAPYILVIWAIWILAPALDLAPTAAIVNENTSTWGIFEGIGQIIFQNNAITGICFLIGIFISNKSHAFWSIIGGMLATSLAMFLALSPTLILAGLFGYNASLSAIALSNGRKRWLAPLAGSILTVPIAMAFMSADIIVLTAPFVIASWIILLIQRKLTLTH
- a CDS encoding HypC/HybG/HupF family hydrogenase formation chaperone, whose protein sequence is MCLGVPGRIELIEQQSAMERTGKISFGGISKAVNLSLVPEAEVGDYVIVHAGVAISKLREEEANKVFEYLKTLG